One stretch of Burkholderia oklahomensis C6786 DNA includes these proteins:
- a CDS encoding GH92 family glycosyl hydrolase — MNRFVRLGAAMAVACALAACGGDDGSPAATASSLAATGANGAAVDAAANNAQTDDAIRPVSLTQYVDPLIGTLASNSPNPVPAGQAGSVVPAAGLPSGMVQWAPDTNTTPAPDGSREPGSPAGYYYDLNAIQGFSVTHMSGAGCAGNNGEFPVMPTTDATKLAPTFSHANETAKPGYYSVLLDSQIKVELTATLRTGFGRFTYPAGKPAILVLDATRTNTKTSTSGAITRVSSTAISGSTVGGGFCGNSVPVPVYFYATFDRPFASTSSISHGVAKLGFDSGATVRMKIGISYVSVENAKANLDAENKAWDFDGVRALADATWNDRLGAIRVSSGDADALKKFYTAFYHALWAPSVFSDVNGQYVGFDKQVHTVAKGQAAQYSSFSGWDIYRSLIQLKAVLFPRETSDMIQSLVNDADQCGAIPHWVNDNVEDGVMPGDAGSLIVSSAYAFGARSFDARGALAHMIRMANIPGTACAGVTTNGGRASYLQTGYITSGEWGIASSTFEYTSSDFAISRFAGALGDAATQKMLLGRSAYWQNLLNASLNPPLVAARQSNGAWIPETPGSTDNYVEGNAEQYTWMVPYDPAGLFAQLGGNQTVVPRLDKFFTVLNAGMSLPNFYMGNEPTFEAPWLYNWAGSPSGTQRVVQQIMQTAFGTKPDGLPGNDDLGAVSGWYVWAALGLYPQIPGVAGFAIGSPQFRAIDVRLGSGKTLRIRAPGAPSSNYVQSVSVNGRAQTSPWIALDALEGGAVMHFKMGGAPSQWGTGDAPPSFGVPVALDVADGFNNRGISSDGATNADGQGADFDGSLFSYSATALAQAGAKPGVPFAYGGASFVLGGGASSLDNAVTVGQTVMLPPGSTGSSVVVLGASNNGPSAGVARVNFADGTSAQVTLSFDDWTLNGGGASAKSAIAVTTAYRNAGGGQTDNVKTYIFAQKIPVPAGKVVTSVTLPRQVSAGKMHVFGIGVAA; from the coding sequence ATGAATCGATTCGTCAGGCTGGGCGCCGCGATGGCCGTCGCTTGCGCGCTCGCAGCTTGTGGAGGGGATGACGGCAGTCCTGCCGCGACCGCGTCTTCGCTGGCCGCGACGGGCGCGAACGGCGCGGCGGTCGACGCGGCGGCGAACAACGCGCAAACGGACGACGCCATTCGCCCCGTCTCGCTGACCCAATACGTCGATCCGTTGATCGGCACGCTCGCGAGCAATTCGCCGAATCCGGTGCCGGCCGGGCAGGCGGGCAGCGTCGTGCCGGCGGCGGGCTTGCCTTCGGGCATGGTCCAGTGGGCGCCCGACACGAACACGACGCCCGCGCCCGACGGCAGCAGGGAGCCGGGCTCGCCCGCCGGCTACTACTACGACCTGAACGCGATCCAGGGCTTCAGCGTCACGCACATGAGCGGCGCGGGCTGCGCGGGCAACAACGGCGAGTTTCCGGTGATGCCGACCACCGACGCGACGAAGCTCGCGCCGACCTTCAGCCATGCGAACGAAACGGCGAAGCCCGGCTATTACTCGGTGCTGCTCGATTCGCAGATCAAGGTCGAGCTGACGGCGACGCTGCGCACGGGCTTCGGCCGCTTCACGTATCCCGCCGGCAAGCCCGCGATCCTCGTGCTCGATGCGACGCGCACGAATACGAAGACGTCGACGAGCGGCGCGATCACGCGCGTGTCGTCGACCGCGATCTCCGGCAGCACGGTGGGCGGCGGCTTCTGCGGCAATTCGGTGCCCGTGCCCGTGTACTTCTATGCGACGTTCGATCGGCCGTTCGCGTCGACGTCGTCGATCTCGCACGGCGTCGCGAAGCTCGGCTTCGATTCGGGCGCGACCGTGCGGATGAAGATCGGGATCTCGTATGTGAGCGTCGAGAACGCGAAGGCGAATCTCGACGCCGAGAACAAGGCGTGGGATTTCGACGGCGTGCGCGCGCTCGCCGACGCGACGTGGAACGACCGGCTGGGCGCGATTCGCGTGTCGAGCGGCGATGCCGATGCGTTGAAGAAGTTCTACACCGCGTTCTATCACGCGCTGTGGGCGCCGAGCGTGTTCAGCGACGTCAACGGCCAGTACGTCGGCTTTGACAAGCAGGTGCACACGGTCGCGAAAGGACAGGCCGCGCAGTACTCGAGCTTCTCGGGCTGGGACATCTATCGTTCGCTGATCCAGCTCAAAGCCGTGCTGTTCCCGCGCGAGACGAGCGACATGATCCAGTCGCTCGTCAACGATGCGGACCAATGCGGCGCGATTCCGCACTGGGTCAACGACAACGTCGAGGACGGCGTGATGCCGGGCGATGCGGGCTCGCTGATCGTGTCGAGCGCCTACGCGTTCGGCGCGCGCAGCTTCGACGCGCGCGGCGCGCTCGCGCACATGATCAGGATGGCCAACATTCCCGGTACCGCGTGCGCGGGCGTGACGACCAACGGCGGACGCGCGAGCTATCTGCAGACGGGCTACATCACGAGCGGGGAATGGGGCATCGCATCGTCGACGTTCGAATACACGAGCAGCGACTTTGCGATCTCACGCTTCGCGGGCGCGCTCGGCGACGCCGCGACGCAGAAGATGCTGCTCGGCCGCTCCGCGTACTGGCAGAACTTGCTGAACGCGTCACTGAATCCGCCGCTCGTCGCCGCGCGTCAGTCGAACGGCGCATGGATCCCCGAAACGCCGGGCAGCACCGACAACTACGTCGAAGGCAACGCCGAGCAATATACGTGGATGGTGCCGTACGATCCGGCCGGCCTGTTCGCGCAGCTCGGCGGCAACCAGACGGTCGTGCCTCGGCTCGACAAGTTTTTCACGGTGCTGAACGCGGGGATGAGCCTGCCGAACTTCTACATGGGCAACGAGCCGACATTCGAAGCGCCGTGGCTGTACAACTGGGCGGGGTCGCCGTCCGGAACGCAGCGCGTCGTCCAGCAGATCATGCAGACGGCGTTCGGCACGAAGCCCGACGGCCTGCCCGGCAACGACGATCTCGGCGCGGTGTCCGGCTGGTACGTGTGGGCCGCGCTCGGGCTGTATCCGCAGATTCCGGGCGTCGCGGGGTTTGCGATCGGCAGTCCGCAGTTCCGCGCGATCGACGTGCGGCTCGGCAGCGGCAAGACGCTGAGGATTCGCGCGCCGGGCGCGCCGTCGTCGAACTACGTGCAGAGCGTCAGCGTGAACGGCCGCGCGCAGACGAGCCCGTGGATCGCGCTCGACGCGCTCGAAGGCGGCGCGGTGATGCACTTCAAGATGGGCGGCGCGCCATCGCAATGGGGGACGGGCGACGCGCCGCCGTCGTTTGGCGTGCCGGTCGCGCTCGACGTGGCGGACGGCTTCAACAATCGCGGCATCAGCTCGGACGGCGCGACGAACGCGGACGGCCAGGGCGCCGACTTCGACGGCAGCCTGTTCAGCTACTCGGCGACCGCGCTCGCGCAGGCGGGCGCGAAGCCCGGCGTGCCGTTCGCGTACGGCGGAGCGAGCTTCGTGCTCGGCGGCGGCGCGTCGTCGCTCGACAACGCGGTGACGGTCGGCCAGACCGTGATGCTGCCGCCCGGCTCGACGGGCAGCAGCGTGGTCGTGCTGGGCGCGTCGAACAACGGGCCGAGCGCGGGCGTCGCGCGCGTGAACTTCGCGGACGGAACGAGCGCACAGGTCACGCTGTCGTTCGACGACTGGACGCTGAACGGCGGCGGCGCGAGCGCGAAGTCGGCGATCGCGGTGACGACCGCCTATCGCAACGCCGGCGGCGGGCAAACGGACAACGTGAAAACCTACATCTTCGCGCAGAAGATTCCGGTGCCGGCCGGCAAGGTCGTGACGAGCGTCACGCTGCCGAGGCAGGTGAGCGCGGGCAAGATGCACGTGTTCGGCATCGGCGTGGCGGCCTGA
- a CDS encoding L-tyrosine/L-tryptophan isonitrile synthase family protein, which produces MKCDRNNEISLAILGEILKIHRRYPEYTTDSDIRHEIEQIHAVQLPRIRAFVDTARPVEFILPAFPSKSPNPNKVLGRFPDMAEKLSLSFLNDLCERIRSFHAPGAKLTICSDGRVFGDLIRVDDRDITAYQGTLRRIIADLRADHLSTYNLENFEAFANRTSSFDEMRRLLVDEFADPIDAIKRKLTGEEEGTLLYRAITRFMFEDGFTPDYRGSKAALQKDSKTRALGVIQRSWAWGALLATQFPDAIRLSIHPQPAASLKIGVHMMPTRDNWLTPWHGVAVDLGDQFVLMKRRDVELLGGRIVMRDGRPSHYEIERSQIGGDDLLPLSIVGDERASADAGNTLIPSEAV; this is translated from the coding sequence ATGAAATGCGACCGAAACAACGAGATTTCCCTGGCGATCCTGGGCGAAATTCTCAAGATTCATCGTCGGTATCCGGAATACACGACGGATTCGGACATCCGTCACGAGATCGAACAGATCCACGCCGTTCAGCTTCCCAGAATCCGCGCGTTCGTCGATACGGCGCGGCCGGTCGAATTCATCCTGCCGGCGTTCCCGTCCAAATCGCCGAATCCGAACAAGGTATTGGGGCGCTTTCCGGACATGGCCGAGAAGCTCTCGCTGTCGTTCCTGAACGACCTGTGCGAGCGGATTCGGAGCTTCCATGCGCCCGGCGCGAAGCTGACCATTTGCTCGGACGGCCGGGTATTCGGCGATCTGATCCGCGTCGACGATCGCGACATCACCGCATATCAGGGCACGCTGCGGCGGATCATCGCGGATCTGCGTGCGGACCATCTGTCGACGTACAACCTCGAGAACTTCGAAGCGTTCGCGAACCGGACGTCGAGCTTCGATGAAATGCGGCGGCTGCTCGTCGACGAATTCGCCGATCCGATCGACGCGATCAAGCGAAAGCTGACGGGCGAGGAGGAGGGCACGCTGCTGTATCGCGCGATCACCCGCTTCATGTTCGAAGACGGCTTCACGCCCGACTATCGCGGCTCGAAGGCAGCGCTGCAGAAGGATTCGAAGACGCGCGCGCTCGGCGTGATTCAGCGCAGCTGGGCATGGGGCGCGCTTCTCGCCACGCAGTTTCCCGATGCGATTCGCCTGTCGATCCACCCGCAGCCGGCGGCGAGCCTGAAGATCGGCGTCCACATGATGCCGACGCGCGACAACTGGCTGACGCCGTGGCACGGCGTCGCGGTCGATCTCGGCGATCAGTTCGTGCTGATGAAGCGCCGCGACGTCGAGTTGCTGGGCGGCCGCATCGTGATGCGCGACGGGCGGCCGAGCCACTACGAAATCGAGCGGTCGCAAATCGGCGGCGACGATCTCCTTCCGCTTTCCATCGTCGGCGACGAACGCGCTTCGGCCGACGCCGGCAACACCCTGATTCCTTCGGAGGCCGTATGA
- a CDS encoding TauD/TfdA dioxygenase family protein, which yields MSDLFLQRSVSLEPLVGDAGEPCSFGVLVKPRRAHVHVGELSVEWLRALVRSQQLVVLRGFDSFVDAQSMTRYCATFGEIMMWPFGAVLELIEQANPADHVFASSYVPLHWDGMYLDTVPEFQVFQCVQAIGEADGGRTTFSSTTEALRIATPQTRALWRRAHGRYQRTVELYSNTVEAPIIEKHPRREFPILRFCEPPIANDSTFINPSSYAFGGIADDEKEALLGSLKHALYDPRAHYAHRWQTGDVALTDNFTLLHGRERFTSRTGRHLRRVHIHGEPPLRNPHLSKEPHDAAAAGHAAA from the coding sequence ATGAGCGATTTGTTCCTGCAGCGCTCGGTGTCGCTCGAGCCGCTGGTCGGCGATGCCGGCGAGCCGTGCTCGTTCGGCGTGCTGGTGAAGCCGCGCCGCGCGCATGTTCATGTCGGCGAGCTGTCGGTCGAGTGGCTGCGTGCGCTGGTGCGCAGCCAGCAGCTCGTGGTGTTGCGCGGCTTCGACAGCTTCGTCGACGCGCAGAGCATGACCCGCTATTGCGCGACGTTCGGCGAAATCATGATGTGGCCGTTCGGCGCGGTGCTCGAGCTGATCGAGCAGGCGAATCCCGCCGATCATGTGTTCGCGAGCAGTTACGTGCCGCTGCATTGGGACGGCATGTATCTGGACACCGTGCCGGAATTCCAGGTGTTCCAGTGCGTGCAGGCGATCGGCGAAGCGGACGGCGGGCGCACGACGTTCTCGAGCACGACGGAGGCGCTGCGCATCGCGACGCCGCAGACGCGCGCGCTGTGGCGCCGCGCGCACGGACGCTATCAGCGCACGGTCGAGCTCTATAGCAACACGGTCGAAGCGCCGATCATCGAGAAGCATCCGCGCCGCGAATTTCCGATCCTGCGCTTCTGCGAGCCGCCGATCGCGAACGACAGCACGTTCATCAATCCGTCGAGCTACGCATTCGGCGGCATCGCCGACGACGAGAAAGAAGCGCTGCTCGGCAGCCTGAAGCACGCGCTCTACGACCCGCGCGCGCATTACGCGCATCGCTGGCAGACGGGCGACGTCGCGCTCACCGACAACTTCACGCTGTTGCACGGGCGCGAGCGCTTCACGAGCCGGACCGGCCGCCATCTGCGCCGCGTTCATATTCACGGCGAGCCGCCGCTGCGCAATCCGCATCTGTCGAAAGAGCCGCACGACGCGGCCGCGGCCGGCCATGCAGCAGCCTGA
- a CDS encoding 4-hydroxyphenylacetate 3-hydroxylase family protein, translated as MTLMTGNDYLDSLRDGRNVYLGGERIADVTSHRAFRNAARSIASLYDALHGEHRERLTAPDRHGQVTHRFFKPSHSTDDLLSAQDAIELWSKMTYGFMGRTPDYKAAFMSGLEAGADYYGDFRQNAVDWYKRFAGNGLYLNHAIINPPLDRSKAIHDMRDVFVHVVDETDRGIVVSGVKMLATAGALTNATFVAPVASALLEPGKADDFAVVFFARMDNPGLSLMCRPSYEAAATSPFDAPLSSRFDENDSVLIFDRALIPWEDVLVHRDVKRATGFYAASGFANLYNFQSGIRFAVKLELMIGLLSLGTQANGTQQFRGIQAALGELISLWHLLKAITSAMARDPVRTQAGVVVPKLEYASALRIQVPQIWKRVRELMETALGGSPLVTVSGAADLLDPRVKGLIDAYYRGAALEPEQRIKLFKLIWDATGSEFGSRHSVYETHYSGNFDQIRLDSLTWATRFGQLADCEAFAQRCMDDYDASGWSRGPWLHG; from the coding sequence ATGACGTTGATGACCGGAAACGACTATCTCGACAGCCTGCGCGACGGGCGCAACGTGTATCTCGGCGGCGAACGGATCGCCGATGTAACGTCGCACCGCGCGTTCCGCAACGCGGCCCGCAGCATTGCTTCGCTGTACGACGCGTTGCACGGCGAGCATCGCGAGCGGCTGACCGCGCCCGATCGGCACGGGCAGGTCACGCATCGCTTCTTCAAGCCGAGCCATTCGACCGACGATCTGCTGTCGGCGCAGGACGCGATCGAGCTGTGGTCGAAGATGACCTACGGCTTCATGGGCCGCACGCCTGATTACAAGGCGGCGTTCATGTCGGGGCTCGAGGCGGGCGCCGACTACTACGGCGACTTTCGTCAGAACGCAGTCGACTGGTACAAGCGCTTCGCCGGCAACGGGCTGTATCTGAACCACGCGATCATCAATCCGCCGCTCGATCGCAGCAAGGCGATCCACGACATGCGCGACGTGTTCGTGCACGTCGTCGACGAGACCGATCGCGGCATCGTCGTGAGCGGCGTGAAGATGCTCGCGACCGCGGGCGCGCTGACCAATGCGACGTTCGTCGCACCCGTCGCGTCGGCGCTGCTCGAGCCCGGCAAGGCCGACGACTTCGCCGTCGTGTTCTTCGCGCGGATGGACAACCCGGGCCTGAGCCTGATGTGCCGGCCGTCGTACGAAGCCGCCGCGACGAGCCCGTTCGACGCGCCGCTGTCGAGCCGTTTCGACGAGAACGACAGCGTGCTGATCTTCGATCGCGCGCTGATTCCGTGGGAAGACGTGCTCGTCCATCGCGACGTGAAGCGCGCGACCGGCTTTTACGCGGCGTCGGGTTTCGCGAATCTCTACAACTTCCAATCCGGCATCCGGTTCGCGGTGAAGCTCGAACTGATGATCGGCCTGCTGTCGCTCGGCACGCAGGCGAACGGCACGCAGCAGTTCCGCGGGATTCAGGCGGCGCTCGGCGAGCTGATTTCTCTGTGGCATCTGCTGAAGGCGATCACGTCCGCGATGGCGCGCGACCCCGTGCGCACGCAAGCCGGCGTCGTCGTGCCGAAGCTCGAATATGCGTCGGCGCTGCGAATTCAGGTGCCGCAGATCTGGAAGCGGGTCCGCGAGCTGATGGAGACCGCGCTCGGCGGCTCGCCGCTCGTCACCGTGTCCGGCGCGGCCGACCTGCTCGATCCGCGGGTGAAGGGGCTGATCGACGCGTACTACCGCGGCGCGGCGCTCGAACCGGAGCAGCGGATCAAGCTCTTCAAGTTGATCTGGGACGCGACGGGCAGCGAGTTCGGCTCGCGTCATTCGGTCTACGAAACGCATTATTCGGGCAACTTCGATCAGATCCGTCTCGACTCGCTGACGTGGGCGACCCGGTTCGGCCAGCTCGCCGATTGCGAAGCGTTCGCGCAGCGCTGCATGGACGACTACGACGCGTCGGGCTGGTCGCGAGGTCCGTGGCTGCACGGCTGA
- the asnB gene encoding asparagine synthase (glutamine-hydrolyzing), producing MCGITGWVDFARDLRNEARIVDKMTDTLARRGPDARGVWLDTHVALGHRRLSIIDLERGAQPMLTPERGPRDLPRAAISYAGETYNFRELRAELTALGHRFDTHCDTEVVLRAYLEWGAAFVDRLNGMYSIAIWDTARDELLLVRDRLGVKPLFYYPTADGVIFGSEPKAILAHPDVRARTSSEGLCDALLFLRTPGQVPFSGMRELKPGHLLRVRRGRIVEERYWALEARPHTDDLPTTIATIRSLLDDIVSRQMISDVPLCALLSGGVDSSTVAAIAQKRRRANGGGALSTFCVDFTGHTRNFQADPIRPTADAPYALEVARHIGSDHHTIELNQAGLLDPQVRETVLRAWDLPFNFADLDVSLYRLFAEVRKHATVALSGEAADEIFGGYLWFSDPIARRAQTFPWLKLGAHRGLNPRALFHRWFIDELKLGEYEADLYRAALAEVPRLDGENAEDRRTRELHYLTLTRWLPVLLDKKDRMGMASGLEGRVPFCDHRLVEYVFNIPWAMKTFSGQEKALLRAAAADLLPDSVLNRKKAAYPSIQAPGYDRGLIERLNQAIDGGRAPLKPFIDGNALRNLTAKTAAGSLSEFERILLESSSRLNNWLDLYRVELDGVPAG from the coding sequence ATGTGCGGCATCACTGGATGGGTCGACTTCGCCCGCGATCTGCGCAACGAGGCGCGGATCGTCGACAAGATGACCGATACGCTCGCGCGCCGCGGCCCGGACGCGCGCGGCGTGTGGCTCGACACGCATGTGGCGCTGGGGCACCGGCGCCTGTCGATCATCGATCTCGAGCGCGGCGCGCAGCCGATGCTCACGCCGGAGCGCGGCCCGCGCGATCTGCCGCGTGCGGCGATTTCATACGCGGGCGAAACGTACAACTTCCGCGAACTGCGGGCCGAGCTGACCGCGCTCGGCCATCGGTTCGACACGCATTGCGACACCGAGGTCGTGCTGCGCGCGTATCTCGAATGGGGCGCGGCGTTCGTCGATCGTCTCAACGGGATGTACTCGATCGCGATCTGGGACACCGCGCGCGACGAGCTGCTGCTCGTTCGCGACCGGCTCGGCGTGAAGCCGCTGTTCTATTACCCGACGGCGGACGGCGTGATCTTCGGCTCCGAGCCGAAGGCGATCCTCGCGCATCCGGACGTGCGTGCGCGCACGTCGTCGGAAGGACTGTGCGACGCGCTGCTGTTCCTGCGCACGCCGGGACAGGTGCCGTTCTCCGGGATGCGCGAACTGAAGCCCGGCCATCTGTTGCGTGTGCGGCGCGGCCGGATCGTCGAAGAGCGCTACTGGGCGCTCGAAGCGCGTCCGCATACCGACGACCTGCCGACGACGATCGCGACGATCCGCTCGCTGCTCGACGACATCGTGTCGCGCCAGATGATCTCCGACGTGCCGCTGTGCGCGCTGCTGTCGGGCGGCGTCGATTCGAGCACCGTCGCCGCGATCGCGCAGAAGCGGCGGCGCGCGAACGGCGGCGGCGCGCTGTCGACGTTCTGCGTCGACTTCACCGGTCATACGCGGAATTTCCAGGCCGACCCGATCCGCCCGACGGCCGACGCGCCGTATGCGCTCGAAGTCGCGCGGCACATCGGCAGCGACCACCACACGATCGAGCTGAACCAGGCCGGGCTGCTCGATCCTCAGGTGCGCGAAACGGTGCTGCGCGCGTGGGATCTGCCGTTCAACTTCGCCGATCTCGACGTATCGCTGTATCGCCTCTTTGCCGAGGTTCGCAAGCACGCGACGGTCGCGCTGTCGGGCGAAGCGGCCGACGAAATCTTCGGCGGCTACCTGTGGTTCTCCGATCCGATTGCGCGTCGCGCGCAGACGTTCCCATGGCTCAAGCTCGGTGCGCATCGCGGCCTCAATCCGCGCGCGCTGTTCCATCGATGGTTCATCGACGAGCTGAAGCTCGGCGAGTACGAAGCGGATCTCTATCGCGCGGCGCTCGCGGAAGTGCCGCGCCTCGACGGCGAAAACGCGGAGGACCGCCGCACGCGCGAACTGCACTATCTGACGCTGACGCGCTGGCTGCCGGTGCTGCTCGACAAGAAGGACCGGATGGGCATGGCGAGCGGCCTCGAAGGGCGCGTGCCGTTCTGCGACCACCGGCTCGTCGAATACGTGTTCAACATCCCGTGGGCGATGAAGACGTTCAGCGGCCAGGAGAAGGCGCTGCTGCGCGCGGCGGCGGCCGACCTGCTGCCGGATTCGGTGCTGAACCGCAAGAAGGCGGCGTATCCGTCGATTCAGGCGCCGGGCTACGACCGCGGTCTCATCGAGCGCCTCAATCAGGCGATCGACGGCGGTCGCGCGCCGCTGAAGCCGTTCATCGACGGCAACGCGCTGCGCAACCTGACCGCGAAGACCGCGGCCGGCAGCCTTTCGGAATTCGAACGAATCCTGCTGGAGTCGAGCAGCCGGCTCAACAACTGGCTCGACCTCTATCGAGTCGAACTCGACGGCGTCCCGGCGGGTTGA
- a CDS encoding quinone oxidoreductase family protein — protein sequence MQAIEIRETGGPDVLNYVTRTPREPGEGELLVELAAAGVNFIDLYRREGRYPMPLPGTPGEEGAGRVLAVGPNVMRFKPGDRVAWTTVMGSYATHVIVPEDKAIVVPDAIDLQTAAAALVQGMTAHYLVNDSYKAREGDTVLVHAAAGGVGLLLTQWLKQRGVQVIGTVSTEQKAALARGNGADDVILHHAVDDLAAEVRRLTGGKGVHAVYDGIGAATFDASLASLRTRGTLVIFGGASGPVPPVDVMRLLWGGSLTLTRPYLEHFRATVDEFLWRAGEVFDGIADGSLEIRIGGSYPLADARRAHADLAARRTTGKLLLVP from the coding sequence ATGCAAGCAATCGAGATCCGCGAGACGGGCGGCCCGGACGTCCTCAATTACGTGACGCGCACCCCGCGCGAGCCCGGCGAAGGCGAGCTGCTCGTCGAGCTCGCCGCGGCTGGCGTGAACTTCATCGATCTGTACCGCCGCGAAGGCCGTTATCCGATGCCGCTTCCCGGCACGCCCGGCGAAGAGGGCGCGGGGCGCGTGCTCGCGGTCGGCCCGAACGTCATGCGTTTCAAGCCGGGCGATCGCGTCGCTTGGACGACCGTGATGGGCAGCTACGCGACACACGTGATCGTGCCGGAGGACAAGGCGATCGTCGTGCCGGACGCAATCGATCTGCAGACGGCCGCCGCCGCACTCGTCCAGGGGATGACCGCGCACTATCTCGTCAACGATTCGTACAAGGCCCGCGAAGGCGACACCGTGCTCGTTCATGCGGCGGCGGGCGGCGTCGGGCTGTTGCTGACGCAGTGGCTGAAGCAGCGCGGCGTGCAGGTGATCGGCACCGTGTCGACCGAACAGAAGGCGGCGCTTGCGCGCGGCAACGGCGCGGACGACGTGATCCTGCACCACGCGGTCGACGATCTCGCCGCCGAGGTGCGCCGGTTGACGGGCGGCAAGGGCGTGCACGCGGTGTACGACGGCATCGGCGCCGCGACGTTCGACGCGAGCCTCGCGAGCCTCAGGACCCGCGGCACGCTGGTGATTTTCGGCGGTGCGAGCGGCCCGGTGCCGCCCGTCGACGTGATGCGGCTCTTGTGGGGCGGCTCGCTTACGTTGACGCGTCCGTATCTCGAACATTTCCGCGCGACCGTCGACGAATTTCTGTGGCGCGCGGGCGAAGTGTTCGACGGTATCGCGGACGGCTCGCTCGAGATCAGGATCGGCGGCAGCTATCCGCTCGCCGACGCGCGGCGGGCGCATGCCGATCTCGCGGCGCGCCGGACCACCGGCAAGCTGCTGCTCGTGCCGTGA
- a CDS encoding catecholic dioxygenase — protein sequence MGKIIGAGLISHAPVVMMSEATRLHENGGRDFTLATGLMRLRHEVFDADDYDTVLVFDSHWRTTTEAVVTAHARREGRFTSDEMPNAIRQLPYDLAGDPELAHAIAERAPRRASWIAAVDDPCLPIHYATLNPWTYLGRPGKRWISVSVCQTATTDDYLRMGEIVAEAVERLDRDVLLIASGGLSHVFWPLAELRNRMAGAASNIVTPAARAADERRIAWLEEGRHDRVIEAMPAFLRFQPEANFGHYLMMAGAIGAHACAARGRLFSEYENGIGTGHVHLWFSPADGGWTRAAVPQRPRNAAGA from the coding sequence ATGGGAAAGATCATCGGCGCAGGCTTGATTTCGCATGCGCCCGTCGTGATGATGTCGGAGGCGACGCGGCTTCATGAAAACGGCGGCCGCGACTTCACGCTCGCGACCGGCCTGATGCGGCTTCGGCACGAAGTGTTCGACGCCGACGATTACGACACGGTGCTCGTTTTCGACAGCCATTGGCGGACCACGACCGAGGCGGTCGTCACCGCGCACGCGCGGCGCGAGGGCCGCTTCACGTCGGACGAGATGCCGAACGCGATACGGCAGTTGCCGTACGATCTCGCTGGCGATCCCGAGCTCGCGCACGCGATCGCCGAACGGGCGCCGCGGCGCGCGTCCTGGATCGCCGCGGTCGACGATCCGTGCCTGCCGATCCACTACGCGACGCTCAATCCGTGGACCTATCTCGGCCGGCCCGGCAAGCGCTGGATTTCCGTTTCCGTGTGCCAGACCGCGACCACCGACGATTATCTGCGGATGGGCGAGATCGTCGCGGAGGCGGTCGAGCGGCTCGACCGCGACGTGCTGTTGATCGCGTCGGGCGGACTGTCGCACGTGTTCTGGCCGCTCGCCGAGCTGCGCAACCGGATGGCGGGCGCCGCGTCGAACATCGTGACGCCGGCCGCGCGCGCGGCGGACGAACGGCGGATCGCATGGCTCGAAGAAGGGCGGCACGATCGGGTGATCGAAGCAATGCCGGCGTTTCTGCGTTTTCAACCGGAGGCGAATTTCGGCCACTATCTGATGATGGCGGGCGCGATCGGCGCGCACGCGTGTGCGGCGCGCGGGCGTCTCTTCAGCGAGTACGAGAACGGGATCGGCACCGGTCACGTTCATCTGTGGTTCAGTCCGGCCGATGGCGGATGGACGCGAGCGGCCGTGCCGCAGCGCCCAAGGAACGCGGCAGGCGCGTGA